Proteins from one Mycobacterium sp. HUMS_12744610 genomic window:
- a CDS encoding metal ABC transporter permease, translating to MNHRLADVLGHLFSFDVTAHLLSHDFVRQALLAAALLGLVAGLIGPFVVMRQMSFAVHGSSELSLTGAAFALLVGAPVSVGALAGSALAAALFGILGQRVRERDSVIGVVLAFGMGLAVLFVYLYPGRSGTSFALLTGQIVGVGYTGLAMLALVCLLVAAVLAACYRPLLFATVDPEVAAARGVPVRALGVVFAALVGVVAAQAVQIVGALLVMALLITPAAAAVRVVASPAAAIAVSVVFAEISAVGGIVLSLAPGVPVSVFVATISFVIYLLCRLLGRRRYPSLP from the coding sequence GTGAACCACCGCCTCGCCGACGTGCTGGGCCACCTGTTCTCCTTCGACGTCACCGCCCACCTGCTCAGCCACGACTTCGTCCGGCAGGCGCTGCTGGCGGCCGCCCTGCTGGGACTGGTGGCCGGACTGATCGGACCGTTCGTCGTCATGCGCCAGATGTCGTTCGCGGTGCACGGATCCAGCGAACTGTCGCTGACGGGCGCCGCGTTCGCGCTGCTGGTCGGCGCCCCCGTGAGCGTGGGCGCGCTGGCCGGCAGCGCTTTGGCCGCCGCGCTGTTCGGGATCCTCGGCCAGCGCGTCCGGGAACGCGACTCGGTGATCGGGGTGGTGCTGGCGTTCGGGATGGGGCTGGCGGTGCTGTTCGTCTACCTTTACCCGGGCCGGAGCGGCACCAGCTTCGCGTTGCTGACCGGCCAGATCGTCGGCGTCGGCTACACCGGCCTGGCCATGCTGGCACTGGTGTGCCTGCTGGTCGCCGCGGTGCTGGCGGCGTGCTACCGCCCGTTGTTGTTCGCCACCGTCGACCCGGAGGTGGCGGCCGCGCGGGGTGTGCCGGTCCGCGCGCTGGGCGTCGTGTTCGCCGCCCTGGTCGGCGTGGTGGCGGCCCAGGCGGTGCAGATCGTCGGGGCGCTGCTGGTGATGGCGCTGCTCATCACCCCGGCGGCCGCGGCGGTCCGGGTGGTCGCCTCGCCGGCCGCCGCGATCGCGGTCTCGGTGGTCTTCGCCGAGATTTCCGCCGTCGGGGGCATCGTGCTCTCGCTGGCGCCCGGCGTCCCCGTCTCGGTCTTCGTCGCAACCATCTCGTTCGTGATCTACCTGCTGTGCCGGCTACTCGGGCGACGCCGCTATCCGTCGCTTCCCTAA
- a CDS encoding metal ABC transporter ATP-binding protein, with translation MSVQAAPAVGHPVPTVRMIGARLAFGDRTLWDRLDLSVSKGEFIAVLGPNGSGKTSLLKVLLGQLPLSGGTVLVDGRPVTAGSDRVGYVPQHRPLDRDVMLRGRDLVRLGADGRRWGVAPLRSAGRARRRAAVRRALRQVNGEHLADARVGVLSGGELQRLRIAQALVSDPALLLCDEPLLTLDPANAKLVAALIDRRRRDAATTVIVVTHEVNPILPYVDRVLYLVDGRFGIGSVEQVMTTETLSALYRADIEVVQVKGGYVVVGEPIDGHLR, from the coding sequence GTGAGCGTGCAAGCGGCCCCAGCCGTCGGCCACCCCGTGCCCACGGTCCGCATGATCGGCGCCCGGCTGGCGTTCGGTGACCGCACGCTGTGGGACCGCCTGGACCTGTCGGTGTCCAAGGGTGAGTTCATCGCGGTGCTGGGCCCCAACGGCAGCGGGAAAACGTCGCTACTCAAGGTGCTGCTCGGGCAGCTGCCGCTCAGTGGCGGCACGGTGCTGGTGGACGGCAGGCCCGTCACCGCCGGCAGCGACCGGGTCGGATACGTGCCGCAACATCGTCCGCTCGACCGTGACGTGATGCTGCGCGGTCGCGACCTGGTCCGGCTGGGCGCCGACGGGCGCCGCTGGGGCGTCGCCCCGCTGCGGTCGGCCGGGCGGGCCCGTCGCCGTGCGGCCGTCCGACGCGCGCTGCGCCAGGTCAACGGCGAGCATCTGGCCGACGCCCGCGTCGGCGTGCTCTCGGGCGGTGAACTACAACGGCTGCGGATCGCGCAGGCGCTGGTCAGCGACCCGGCGTTGCTGCTGTGCGACGAACCGCTGCTCACCCTGGACCCGGCCAACGCCAAACTGGTGGCGGCGCTGATTGACCGCCGCCGCCGGGACGCCGCGACCACCGTCATCGTCGTCACCCACGAGGTCAATCCGATCCTGCCGTACGTGGACCGGGTCCTGTACCTGGTCGACGGCCGCTTCGGGATCGGCAGCGTCGAGCAGGTTATGACCACCGAGACGCTGTCGGCGCTGTACCGGGCCGACATCGAGGTGGTGCAGGTCAAAGGAGGCTACGTGGTGGTGGGCGAGCCGATCGACGGGCACCTCCGGTGA
- a CDS encoding metal ABC transporter solute-binding protein, Zn/Mn family codes for MSIALAGATALTGCASPGHPHAHTVVASTDVWGSVAQAVAGRHVAVTSLLSGADADPHAYRLTPSDAAAIADAALVVYNGGGYDPWVNPALAGRPRVAAVDAYSFAASPAPDRQPPDEHVFYDMDVARSVAVAIADRLAAIDPPNAADYRANAARFCRAADGIAISEHAIASAYPGAAVVATEPVVHYLLTASGLVDRTPAAFTAANEAETDPTPADMASVLGLIEHREVSALLINPQTSTPAVDGLRQAARRAGVPVTEVTETLPEHTDYLTWQRDTVNQLLAALRTNRRAQP; via the coding sequence TTGTCGATCGCCCTCGCCGGCGCCACGGCCCTCACCGGCTGCGCGTCTCCCGGGCACCCGCACGCGCACACGGTGGTTGCGTCCACCGACGTATGGGGCAGCGTGGCGCAGGCGGTCGCGGGCCGCCATGTCGCCGTCACGTCCCTCCTGAGCGGCGCCGACGCCGATCCCCACGCGTACCGGTTGACCCCCTCGGACGCCGCCGCAATCGCCGACGCCGCCCTGGTCGTCTACAACGGCGGCGGTTACGACCCCTGGGTGAACCCGGCGCTGGCCGGGCGTCCGCGCGTCGCGGCCGTCGACGCCTATTCGTTCGCGGCGTCCCCGGCGCCGGACCGGCAACCACCCGACGAGCACGTCTTCTACGACATGGATGTCGCCAGGTCGGTCGCCGTGGCCATCGCCGACCGGCTAGCGGCCATCGACCCGCCAAACGCCGCCGACTACCGCGCCAACGCCGCCCGGTTCTGCCGCGCGGCCGACGGCATCGCCATCTCCGAGCACGCCATCGCCAGCGCGTACCCCGGTGCCGCGGTCGTCGCGACCGAACCGGTGGTGCATTACCTGCTGACCGCCTCGGGCCTGGTGGATCGGACCCCCGCCGCGTTCACCGCGGCCAACGAGGCCGAAACCGATCCCACGCCGGCCGACATGGCATCGGTCCTCGGCCTCATCGAGCACCGGGAGGTCTCGGCGCTGCTGATCAACCCGCAGACGTCGACGCCCGCGGTCGACGGCCTGCGACAGGCCGCACGGCGGGCGGGCGTGCCGGTCACCGAGGTGACCGAGACCCTGCCGGAGCACACCGACTACCTGACCTGGCAGCGTGACACGGTCAACCAGCTGCTCGCCGCCCTGCGCACCAACCGGCGGGCGCAGCCGTGA
- a CDS encoding LacI family DNA-binding transcriptional regulator — translation MSPTPRRRATLASVADDLKVSRTTVSNAFNRPDQLSADLRERVLAAAKRLGYPGPDPVARSLRTRKAGAVGLVMAEPLTYFFSDPAARDLVAGVAQSCEELGQGLLLVAVGPTRSLQDGTAAVLAAGVDGFVVYSVCDDDPYLQVVLQRRLPVVVVDQPKGLSGVSRVGIDDRAAMRELAEYVVGLGHREIGLLTMRLSRDRRQGLVDADRLRSPAFDVQRERILGVWEAMSDAGVDPESLTVVESYEHLPESGGDAARVALEANPRITALMCTADVLALSAMDYLRARGIYVPGQISVTGFDGVPEAISRGLTTMVQPSLRKGRRAGELLLRPPRTGLPVIDLLDTELIRGRTVGPPG, via the coding sequence GTGAGCCCCACCCCGCGCCGGCGCGCCACTCTGGCCTCGGTGGCGGACGACCTCAAGGTCTCGCGCACAACCGTCTCCAACGCCTTCAACCGGCCGGATCAGCTCTCCGCCGACCTGCGCGAACGCGTGCTGGCCGCGGCGAAGCGGCTGGGCTACCCGGGACCCGACCCGGTCGCGCGATCGTTGCGCACGCGCAAGGCCGGCGCCGTCGGCCTGGTGATGGCCGAACCGCTGACGTACTTCTTCAGCGACCCGGCGGCGCGGGACCTGGTCGCGGGAGTCGCGCAGTCGTGCGAGGAGCTGGGGCAGGGCCTGCTGCTGGTGGCCGTCGGCCCCACCCGCAGCCTGCAGGACGGCACCGCCGCGGTGCTGGCCGCCGGTGTGGACGGCTTCGTGGTGTATTCGGTCTGCGACGACGATCCCTACCTGCAGGTGGTGCTGCAGCGCCGCCTACCCGTGGTGGTGGTCGACCAGCCCAAGGGTTTGTCGGGGGTGTCCCGGGTGGGCATCGACGACCGGGCGGCGATGCGCGAGCTCGCCGAGTACGTGGTGGGGCTGGGTCATCGCGAGATCGGGTTGCTGACCATGCGGCTGAGCCGGGACCGCCGGCAGGGCCTGGTAGACGCCGACCGGCTGCGCTCACCGGCCTTCGACGTGCAGCGCGAACGCATCCTCGGCGTGTGGGAGGCCATGAGCGACGCCGGTGTGGACCCGGAGTCGCTGACCGTGGTGGAAAGCTACGAGCACCTGCCCGAGTCGGGCGGCGACGCCGCGCGGGTGGCGCTCGAGGCCAATCCGCGGATCACCGCGCTGATGTGCACCGCGGACGTCTTGGCCCTGTCGGCCATGGATTACCTTCGGGCGCGCGGCATCTACGTGCCCGGCCAGATCAGCGTCACCGGGTTCGACGGGGTGCCCGAGGCGATCAGCCGGGGCCTGACCACGATGGTGCAGCCGAGCCTGCGCAAGGGCCGTCGCGCCGGTGAACTCCTGCTGCGGCCACCGCGCACGGGGCTGCCGGTCATCGACCTGCTGGACACCGAGCTGATCCGGGGCCGGACCGTCGGACCTCCCGGCTAA
- the kstR gene encoding cholesterol catabolism transcriptional regulator KstR, with protein sequence MAVLAESELGSEAQRERRKRILDATMAIASKGGYEAVQMRAVADRADVAVGTLYRYFPSKVHLLVSALGREFSRIDAKTDRSAVAGASPFQRLNFMIGKLNRAMQRNPLLTEAMTRAYVFADASAASEVDQVEKLIDSMFARAMADGEPTEDQYHIARVISDVWLSNLLAWLTRRASATDVSKRLDLAVRLLIGDTERAP encoded by the coding sequence GTGGCGGTCCTGGCCGAGTCCGAACTCGGTTCGGAGGCGCAGCGGGAGCGCCGCAAGCGCATCCTCGACGCCACGATGGCCATCGCGTCCAAGGGCGGCTACGAGGCGGTCCAGATGCGGGCGGTCGCGGACCGCGCCGACGTCGCGGTGGGGACGCTGTACCGGTACTTCCCCTCGAAGGTGCACCTGCTGGTGTCGGCGCTGGGCCGGGAATTCAGCCGCATCGACGCCAAGACCGACCGCTCCGCGGTGGCCGGGGCCAGTCCGTTCCAGCGGCTGAACTTCATGATCGGCAAGCTCAACCGGGCGATGCAGCGCAACCCGCTGCTCACCGAGGCTATGACCCGCGCCTACGTCTTCGCCGACGCGTCCGCCGCCAGCGAGGTCGACCAGGTTGAGAAGCTCATCGACTCGATGTTCGCCCGGGCCATGGCCGACGGCGAACCCACCGAGGACCAGTACCACATCGCCCGGGTGATCTCGGACGTGTGGCTGTCGAACCTGCTGGCGTGGCTCACCCGGCGCGCTTCGGCGACCGACGTCAGCAAGCGCCTCGACCTGGCGGTGCGACTGCTGATCGGCGACACCGAACGGGCCCCTTAG
- a CDS encoding acyl-CoA dehydrogenase family protein, with amino-acid sequence MVATVTDEQFAARELVRDWARNSSSGPGGTAAIRAVEQGSADAWRPVFAGLADLGIFGVAVAEECGGAGGSIEDLCAMVEEAAKALVPGPVATTALATLVVPEPEVLAELASGERFAGLALEGDLRFDGVTASGILPLVSGAASGGLLLAPADGKWLLIDAAGEGVRLDPLRAADFSRPLARVVLTSAPVTVLEVPEGRVEELAATVLAAELAGVTRWSLDTAVAYAKVREQFGKPIGSFQAVKHLCAEMLCRAEQAEVAAADAACAAGDPDAAQFAIAAALAASTCITAAKANVKDCIQVLGGIGCTWEHDAHLYLRRAHSSGRFLGGTERWLRRISALTQGGVRRRLGIDLTDVEGLRPEIAAAVADVAALPEEKRQVALAEAGLQAPHWPPPYGRGASPAEQLLIDQELAAAGVARPDLVIGWWAAPTILEHGTPEQIERFVPGTLRGEFLWCQLFSEPGAGSDLASLRTKAVRGEGGWLLTGQKVWTSAAHKARWGVCLARTDPDAPKHKGITYFLVDMKSPGIEIRPLREITGDSLFNEVFLDNVFVPDEMVVGAVNDGWRLARTTLANERVAMATGTALGNPMEELLEVLARLDLDAAQQDRLARLIVLAQTGALLDQRIAQLAVGGQDPGAQSSVRKLIGVRYRQALAEYMMDVSEGGGLVHNQAVFDFLNTRCLTIAGGTEQILLTVAAERLLGLPR; translated from the coding sequence GTGGTAGCGACCGTCACCGACGAGCAGTTCGCGGCGCGGGAGTTGGTGCGCGACTGGGCCCGCAACTCGAGTTCGGGGCCGGGCGGGACCGCGGCGATCCGCGCCGTCGAGCAGGGCAGCGCCGACGCCTGGCGGCCGGTGTTCGCGGGCCTGGCCGACCTCGGCATCTTCGGCGTGGCCGTCGCCGAGGAATGCGGGGGAGCGGGCGGCAGCATCGAGGACCTGTGCGCGATGGTCGAAGAGGCGGCCAAGGCGCTGGTGCCCGGGCCGGTCGCGACCACCGCGCTGGCCACGCTGGTCGTGCCCGAGCCCGAAGTGCTGGCGGAGCTCGCCTCCGGCGAGCGCTTCGCCGGCCTGGCGCTCGAAGGCGATCTGCGCTTCGACGGCGTGACGGCGTCGGGAATCCTGCCGCTGGTGTCCGGCGCCGCGTCGGGCGGCCTGCTGCTGGCCCCGGCCGACGGGAAGTGGCTGTTGATCGACGCCGCCGGCGAGGGCGTGCGGCTCGACCCGCTGCGGGCCGCCGACTTCTCCCGGCCGCTGGCCAGGGTGGTGCTGACGTCGGCGCCCGTCACCGTGCTCGAGGTGCCGGAGGGTCGCGTCGAGGAACTGGCCGCGACGGTGCTGGCCGCCGAATTGGCCGGCGTGACCCGGTGGTCGCTGGACACCGCGGTCGCCTACGCCAAGGTGCGCGAGCAGTTCGGCAAGCCGATCGGCAGCTTCCAGGCCGTCAAGCACCTATGCGCGGAGATGCTGTGCCGCGCCGAGCAGGCCGAGGTGGCCGCCGCCGACGCCGCGTGCGCCGCCGGGGACCCTGATGCGGCCCAGTTCGCGATCGCGGCGGCCCTGGCGGCGAGCACGTGTATCACCGCCGCGAAGGCCAACGTCAAGGACTGCATCCAGGTGCTCGGCGGCATCGGCTGCACCTGGGAGCACGACGCGCACCTGTACCTGCGCCGGGCGCACAGCAGCGGCCGGTTCCTCGGCGGCACCGAACGCTGGCTGCGCCGCATCAGCGCGCTGACCCAGGGCGGTGTGCGCCGCCGCCTGGGCATCGACCTCACCGACGTCGAGGGTTTGCGGCCCGAGATCGCCGCGGCCGTCGCCGACGTCGCCGCGCTGCCCGAGGAGAAGCGTCAGGTGGCGCTGGCCGAGGCCGGCCTGCAGGCGCCGCACTGGCCGCCGCCCTACGGGCGCGGCGCCTCGCCGGCCGAACAGCTGCTGATCGACCAGGAGTTGGCGGCGGCCGGCGTGGCGCGTCCCGACCTGGTGATCGGCTGGTGGGCGGCGCCGACCATCCTCGAACACGGCACGCCGGAGCAGATCGAACGTTTCGTGCCGGGCACGCTGCGCGGCGAATTCCTCTGGTGTCAACTGTTTTCCGAGCCGGGCGCCGGCTCCGACCTGGCCTCGCTGCGCACCAAGGCGGTAAGGGGCGAGGGCGGCTGGCTGCTGACCGGGCAGAAGGTGTGGACCTCGGCTGCGCACAAGGCGCGCTGGGGCGTGTGCCTGGCGCGCACCGACCCGGACGCCCCGAAACACAAGGGCATCACCTACTTCCTGGTCGACATGAAATCGCCCGGCATCGAGATCCGGCCGTTGCGCGAGATCACCGGCGACTCACTGTTCAATGAGGTGTTCCTGGACAACGTGTTCGTGCCCGACGAGATGGTGGTCGGCGCCGTGAACGACGGCTGGCGGCTGGCGCGCACCACGCTGGCCAACGAGCGCGTGGCGATGGCCACCGGTACCGCCCTGGGCAACCCGATGGAAGAGCTGCTCGAGGTGCTGGCCCGGCTCGATCTCGACGCGGCCCAGCAGGACCGGCTGGCGCGGCTCATCGTCCTGGCCCAGACGGGCGCGCTGCTGGACCAGCGCATCGCGCAGCTCGCCGTGGGCGGCCAGGACCCCGGGGCTCAGTCCAGCGTGCGCAAGCTCATCGGGGTGCGCTACAGGCAGGCGCTGGCCGAATACATGATGGACGTGAGCGAGGGCGGCGGGCTGGTCCACAACCAGGCGGTGTTCGACTTCCTCAACACCCGCTGCCTGACGATCGCCGGCGGTACCGAGCAGATCCTGCTCACCGTCGCCGCCGAGCGGCTGCTCGGGCTGCCCCGCTGA
- a CDS encoding slipin family protein: MVATAIVVFVGMLLLAASVRVVQQYERGVHFRLGRVIGVREPGLRFIVPVIDRLWRVSMRIVTMPIQSQGIITRDNVSVDIAAVAYFRVIDARKSVVVIENVRAAIDQIAQTTLRNVVGQHSLDEVLAQTEKINGSIRQILDTTTVEWGVEVTLVELKDIQLPDSMKRAMAREAEAEREKRAKIIAAEGEARAAAALGDASDTMMRHPLALQLRNLQTLLELGVEKNTTIVFPAPLMSAIGELTGFLTRELGAAKPVEPEGFPGERLHATAAR; the protein is encoded by the coding sequence ATGGTCGCCACCGCGATCGTCGTCTTCGTGGGCATGCTGTTGCTCGCCGCGTCGGTCCGGGTGGTGCAGCAGTACGAGCGCGGCGTGCACTTCCGTCTCGGCCGGGTGATCGGTGTCCGCGAACCCGGGTTGCGGTTCATCGTTCCGGTCATCGACCGGCTGTGGCGGGTCTCGATGCGCATCGTGACGATGCCGATCCAGTCCCAGGGCATCATCACCCGGGACAACGTCAGCGTCGACATCGCCGCGGTCGCCTACTTCCGGGTGATCGATGCCCGCAAGTCCGTCGTGGTCATCGAAAACGTCCGCGCCGCGATCGATCAGATCGCTCAGACCACGCTGCGTAACGTCGTCGGGCAGCACTCCCTCGACGAGGTGCTGGCCCAGACGGAGAAGATCAACGGCAGCATCCGCCAGATCCTCGACACCACCACCGTCGAGTGGGGCGTGGAGGTCACCCTGGTGGAGCTCAAGGACATCCAGCTGCCCGACAGCATGAAGCGCGCGATGGCTCGCGAGGCCGAGGCCGAGCGGGAGAAGCGGGCCAAAATAATTGCCGCCGAAGGAGAGGCGCGCGCCGCCGCCGCGCTCGGCGACGCCTCCGACACGATGATGCGGCACCCGCTGGCGCTGCAGCTGCGCAACCTGCAGACCTTGCTCGAACTCGGCGTGGAGAAGAACACCACCATCGTGTTCCCGGCCCCGTTGATGAGCGCGATCGGAGAACTCACCGGCTTCCTGACGCGGGAGTTGGGCGCGGCCAAGCCGGTTGAACCCGAGGGGTTTCCGGGAGAGCGGCTACACGCCACCGCCGCGCGCTGA
- a CDS encoding 2Fe-2S iron-sulfur cluster-binding protein, translating into MVETNLDEPLGGHVLELQIAAVVDETDDARSLVFAVPEGSSIPAQRLRYAPGQFLTLRVPSDRTGSVARCYSLCSSPFTDDALAVTVKRTAAGYASNWLCDHAHAGMRIHVLAPSGTFVPKTLDDDFLLLAAGSGITPIMSICKSALAEGSGQVTLLYANRDDRSVIFADTLRELAGKYPDRLTVVHWLETLQGLPDATALAKLAAPCADRPAFICGPGPFMDAARQALEALHVPAQQIHIEVFKSLDSDPFAAVALDDAGEGDEPPATAVVELDGETHTVSWPRNAKLLDVLLAKGLDAPFSCREGHCGACACTLRGGKVTMEVNDVLEQQDLDEGLILACQSLPESDSVEVTYDE; encoded by the coding sequence TTGGTCGAGACGAATCTCGACGAGCCACTCGGCGGCCACGTCCTTGAGCTGCAGATCGCCGCGGTGGTCGACGAGACCGACGATGCGCGGTCGCTGGTGTTCGCGGTGCCCGAGGGCTCGAGCATCCCCGCGCAGCGGCTCCGGTATGCGCCGGGGCAGTTCCTGACGCTGCGCGTCCCCAGCGACCGCACCGGCTCGGTGGCGCGCTGCTACTCGCTGTGCAGCTCGCCGTTCACCGACGACGCGCTCGCGGTCACCGTCAAACGGACCGCCGCCGGATACGCGTCCAACTGGCTGTGCGACCACGCGCACGCCGGCATGCGGATCCACGTGCTGGCACCGTCGGGCACCTTCGTGCCCAAGACGCTCGACGATGACTTCCTGCTGCTGGCCGCCGGCAGCGGCATCACGCCGATCATGTCGATCTGCAAGTCGGCCCTGGCCGAGGGCAGCGGGCAGGTGACGCTGCTCTACGCCAACCGCGACGACCGCTCGGTGATCTTCGCCGACACCCTGCGCGAGCTGGCCGGCAAATATCCCGACCGGCTCACGGTCGTGCACTGGCTGGAGACGCTGCAGGGCCTGCCGGACGCGACCGCGCTGGCGAAGCTGGCCGCCCCCTGCGCCGACCGGCCCGCGTTCATCTGCGGACCCGGCCCGTTCATGGACGCGGCGCGGCAGGCCCTCGAGGCGCTGCATGTGCCGGCGCAGCAGATCCACATCGAGGTGTTCAAGTCGCTGGACTCCGACCCGTTCGCGGCGGTCGCACTCGACGATGCCGGCGAGGGCGACGAGCCGCCAGCCACCGCGGTGGTGGAACTCGACGGCGAAACGCACACGGTGTCCTGGCCGCGCAACGCCAAGCTGCTCGACGTGCTGCTCGCCAAAGGTCTGGACGCCCCGTTCTCCTGCCGGGAGGGCCACTGCGGCGCGTGCGCGTGCACCCTGCGCGGCGGCAAGGTCACCATGGAGGTCAACGACGTCCTCGAGCAGCAGGATCTCGATGAGGGCCTGATCCTGGCCTGTCAATCCCTCCCGGAATCTGATTCGGTGGAAGTCACCTACGACGAATAG
- the hsaA gene encoding 3-hydroxy-9,10-secoandrosta-1,3,5(10)-triene-9,17-dione monooxygenase oxygenase subunit, translating to MTSIQQRDAQSVLAGIDDLLPRIRERAQATEELRRLPAETVQDLQDIGFFTLLQPEQWGGLQADPTMFYEAVRRLASACGSTGWVSSIIGVHNWHLALFDQQAQEDVWGEDSNVRVSSSYAPMGAGVVTDDGYVVNGSWAWSSGCDHATWVFVGGPVIKDGRPVDFGSFLIPISDYRIDDVWHVVGLRGTGSNTVVVEDVFVPRHRFLSYKAMNDHTAGGLRTNTAPVYKMPWGTMHPTTISAPIVGMAYGAYGAHVEHQGKRVRAAFAGEKAKDDPFAKVRVAEAASDIDAAWRQLIGNVGDEYALLAAGKEIPFELRARARRDQVRATGRSIASIDRLFEASGATALASDAPIQRFWRDAHAGRVHAANDPERAYVIFGNHEFGLPPGDTMV from the coding sequence GTGACGTCCATTCAACAGCGCGATGCGCAGTCGGTGTTGGCCGGCATCGATGATCTGCTGCCGCGGATCCGGGAGCGCGCGCAGGCGACGGAGGAGCTGCGCCGGTTACCCGCCGAGACCGTGCAGGACCTTCAGGACATCGGCTTCTTCACCTTGTTGCAGCCCGAGCAGTGGGGCGGGCTGCAAGCCGACCCCACCATGTTCTACGAGGCGGTCCGCCGGCTGGCGAGCGCGTGCGGTTCGACCGGCTGGGTGAGCTCGATCATCGGTGTCCACAACTGGCACCTGGCGCTGTTCGATCAGCAGGCCCAGGAGGACGTGTGGGGCGAGGACTCCAACGTGCGGGTCTCGTCGTCGTACGCGCCGATGGGCGCCGGCGTGGTCACCGACGACGGGTACGTGGTCAACGGTTCGTGGGCCTGGTCGTCGGGTTGTGACCACGCGACGTGGGTCTTCGTGGGCGGGCCGGTGATCAAGGACGGCCGGCCGGTGGACTTCGGCAGCTTCTTGATCCCGATCAGCGACTACCGCATCGACGACGTGTGGCATGTCGTCGGGTTGCGTGGCACCGGCAGCAACACCGTGGTCGTCGAGGACGTCTTCGTGCCTCGGCACCGGTTTTTGTCCTACAAGGCGATGAACGACCACACCGCGGGGGGCCTGCGGACGAACACCGCCCCGGTGTACAAGATGCCTTGGGGCACGATGCATCCCACCACCATCTCGGCGCCGATCGTGGGGATGGCCTACGGCGCCTATGGCGCGCACGTGGAGCATCAGGGCAAGCGGGTGCGCGCGGCGTTCGCTGGGGAGAAGGCCAAGGACGACCCGTTCGCCAAGGTGCGCGTCGCCGAGGCGGCCAGCGACATCGACGCGGCGTGGCGCCAATTGATCGGCAACGTGGGCGACGAGTACGCGCTGTTGGCCGCGGGCAAGGAGATCCCGTTCGAGCTGCGCGCCCGGGCTCGCCGCGACCAGGTGCGGGCCACGGGCCGCTCGATCGCCTCGATCGACCGGCTGTTCGAGGCCTCCGGTGCCACCGCGCTGGCCAGTGACGCTCCGATCCAACGATTCTGGCGCGACGCGCACGCCGGGCGGGTGCACGCCGCCAACGACCCCGAGCGCGCGTACGTGATCTTCGGCAACCACGAGTTCGGGTTGCCCCCCGGCGACACCATGGTCTAG
- the hsaD gene encoding 4,5:9,10-diseco-3-hydroxy-5,9,17-trioxoandrosta-1(10),2-diene-4-oate hydrolase gives MTVTGELTFESTSRFVEVDVDGPLRLHYHEAGAGHDQTVVLLHGGGPGAASWTNFARNIPVLARHFHVLAVDQPGYGLSDKRPEHGQFNRYAARALKGLFDRLGLGRVPLVGNSLGGGTAVRFALDYPDRAGRLVLMGPGGLSINLFAPDPTEGVKRLGKFSMEPTRENLEAFLRVMVHDQKLITPELVDERFALAATPESLTATRAMGMSFAGADAELGMMWREVYRLRQPVLLIWGREDRVNPLDGALVALKTIPRAQLHVFGQCGHWAQVEKFDEFNKLTVDFLGGAK, from the coding sequence ATGACGGTCACGGGGGAGTTGACGTTCGAGTCCACCTCGCGGTTCGTGGAGGTGGACGTCGACGGGCCGCTGCGGTTGCACTACCACGAGGCCGGTGCCGGCCACGACCAGACCGTGGTGCTGCTGCACGGCGGCGGGCCGGGCGCGGCGAGCTGGACGAACTTCGCGCGCAACATTCCGGTGCTGGCGCGGCATTTTCACGTGCTGGCCGTCGACCAGCCCGGCTACGGCCTCTCCGACAAGCGCCCCGAGCACGGGCAGTTCAACCGCTACGCCGCGCGAGCGCTCAAGGGGCTGTTCGACCGGTTGGGCCTCGGTCGCGTTCCGCTGGTGGGCAATTCGCTGGGTGGGGGCACGGCGGTGCGGTTCGCGCTGGACTATCCCGACCGGGCCGGCCGCCTCGTGTTGATGGGCCCCGGCGGGCTGAGCATCAACCTGTTCGCGCCCGACCCGACCGAGGGCGTCAAGCGGCTGGGCAAGTTCTCCATGGAGCCCACCCGCGAGAACCTCGAAGCGTTCCTGCGGGTGATGGTCCACGATCAGAAACTGATCACCCCCGAGCTGGTCGACGAGCGATTCGCCCTGGCCGCCACGCCGGAGTCGCTGACGGCGACCCGGGCGATGGGCATGTCTTTCGCCGGGGCCGACGCCGAACTCGGCATGATGTGGCGCGAGGTGTACCGGCTGCGGCAGCCCGTCCTGCTGATCTGGGGGCGCGAGGACCGCGTCAACCCGCTGGACGGCGCGCTGGTGGCGCTGAAGACGATTCCGCGTGCGCAACTACACGTCTTCGGGCAGTGTGGGCACTGGGCGCAGGTGGAGAAGTTCGACGAGTTCAACAAGCTGACCGTTGATTTCCTGGGAGGCGCGAAATGA